The following proteins are encoded in a genomic region of Xenopus laevis strain J_2021 chromosome 3L, Xenopus_laevis_v10.1, whole genome shotgun sequence:
- the LOC108710747 gene encoding uncharacterized protein LOC108710747 encodes MKVWCLLLALIGLCHGQIKLGTYNLESVLSVSGLSAGAYMANQYHLAQSKIMVGAAFFAGGPYYCAQGSMLTATNACMKLPSSINVNTLVSKAKSYATSMLLDPVSNLAGQKVFIFSGSKDTVVVPGVVQKLEEFYTSFITSPGAIKTVYDIPAQHGMPTDSYGGSCGLTNLDYINNCDYNGAYEALNHIYGNLQKPSSSATLTGQLILYDQAEYFNWAAPSTYGIDTAGYVYIPSSCQSGAMCKLHIVFHGCLQGREKVGDRFARNAGYNQVADLNNFIILYPQAKSNMSNPNGCWDWWGFTGMYYANKNGYQMTGVERMMLRTLGKY; translated from the exons ATGAAGGTCTGGTGTCTTCTCCTGGCTTTGATTGGCTTGTGCCATGGACAGATAAAGCTAG GTACTTATAACCTAGAAAGTGTTCTGAGCGTGTCTGGCTTGTCTGCTGGAGCTTATATGGCCAACCAGTACCACCTTGCCCAGTCTAAGATAATGGTTGGAGCTGCATTTTTTGCTggag GTCCTTATTACTGCGCCCAGGGAAGCATGCTTACCGCCACCAATGCTTGCATGAAATTACCCTCTAGCATTAATGTCAACACCCTGGTCAGTAAAGCCAAGAGTTATGCCACCTCCATGCTCCTCGACCCCGTGTCCAACCTTGCAGGCCAGAAAGTCTTCATCTTCTCCGGCTCCAAAGACACAGTGGTTGTCCCAG GGGTGGTACAGAAGCTGGAAGAGTTTTACACATCTTTTATAACTAGCCCTGGAGCCATCAAAACAGTTTATGACATCCCAGCACAGCATGGCATG CCAACCGACAGCTATGGCGGCTCCTGCGGCTTAACCAATTTAGATTACATCAACAACTGCGATTACAATGGAGCCTATGAAGCCCTGAACCACATCTACGGAAACCTCCAG AAGCCAAGCAGTTCTGCAACACTCACTGGGCAG TTAATACTGTATGACCAGGCTGAATATTTTAACTGGGCTGCTCCTTCCACCTATGGGATAGACACAGCTGGATATGTGTATATTCCTTCATCCTGCCAGTCTGGAGCAA TGTGCAAACTCCACATTGTATTTCATGGATGCCTCCAAGGAAG AGAGAAAGTTGGGGACCGTTTTGCCAGAAATGCCGGTTACAATCAGGTGGCCGATCTGAATAACTTCATTATTTTGTACCCTCAAGCCAAGTCCAACATGTCCAACCCCAATGGATGCTGGGACTG GTGGGGATTCACTGGAATGTATTACG CTAACAAGAACGGATATCAGATGACTGGTGTTGAAAGGATGATGCTACGTACCCTGGGCAAATACTAA